The genomic DNA GCGGTCAACGCGGTCATCGCCCGGGATGTGGTGGATTCCGGCAATACATCCGCCGCTTCGATCCCGATGGCCCTGTCCAAACTGGTGGAGCGGGGCGAGGTCGAGAGCGGCGCTCCGGTGCTGCTCTTCGGGTTTGGCGGGAATCTTTCGTACGCGGGTCAGGTGATCCGCTGTCCCTGACGGGCATTGTGCTCGGTAGACTGTAGACGATAAGCAATTGCTCGTCGCCCGGAGGGGGACCGCGATGTTGTCCACAGGACTGCCACAAGGGGCTGTGCCGAAGCTGGAACGGCCCGGTCCGCTGCGCGAGCGTGTCTACGAGGCGCTCCTCGAACTGATCACCACGCGCGCGCTCAGGCCGGGCCAGCACCTGGTCGAGAGCGAACTGGCCGGACACCTCGGCGTGTCCAGGCAGCCGGTGCGCGAGGCGCTCCAGCGGCTGAACACCGAGGGGTGGGTCGACCTGCGCCCCGCGCAGGGTGCCTTTGTGCACGAACCCACCGAGGAGGAGGCCGACCAGCTGCTCTCGGTCCGTACGCTGCTGGAGGCGGAGGCCGCCCGGCTGGCCGCCGCGAACTCCGGCACGACGGGCATCGCCGCACTCGAAGAGCTCTGCGCCAAGGGTGAGCGGGCCGTCGCCGACGACGACGTCGATCTGGCCGTCGCGACCAACGCGGCCTTCCACGCCAAGGTCATGGAGCTGGCCGGGAACGTCGTACTGGCGGAGCTGGCCGGACAGGTCGACCGCCGGGTCCGCTGGTACTACACGCCGGTGGCCCGGCAGCGCGGCACCCAGTCCTGGACCGAGCACCGTGCGCTGATCGCGGCGATCTCGTCGCGGGACGAGCGGCGGGCCACGGAGATCATGCGCTCGCACACGGAACACACCCGCCGGACCTACCACCAGCGCGAAAGCAACTGACCGGCGCACGCTGAGGAACAGGGCCGGGGCCGAGCGCCCCGGCCCTTCGTGCCGCGCCCGGCGCCCACCCCGTCCGCGCCCACCACAACCCCGTCCGCGCCCGGCGCCCACCCCGCCCGGCGCCCGCCGTGTCTGCCCCGGCGCTTACGTCAGGGTGCGCCCCGGCACCCACCCCGGCCCCACGCCGACGGCATCTTTGTCCTGGGTGTGGAGAAAGTTGGAGTGGATTCCTGCTCAACTTCTTCCCACTCCGGGAAAGCGCTGCTACGTTCCCCATCGAAAGCCCGACGGACTGGCCGATGTGGCGGGGAG from Streptomyces sp. NBC_00654 includes the following:
- a CDS encoding GntR family transcriptional regulator, with the translated sequence MLSTGLPQGAVPKLERPGPLRERVYEALLELITTRALRPGQHLVESELAGHLGVSRQPVREALQRLNTEGWVDLRPAQGAFVHEPTEEEADQLLSVRTLLEAEAARLAAANSGTTGIAALEELCAKGERAVADDDVDLAVATNAAFHAKVMELAGNVVLAELAGQVDRRVRWYYTPVARQRGTQSWTEHRALIAAISSRDERRATEIMRSHTEHTRRTYHQRESN